Sequence from the Colletotrichum higginsianum IMI 349063 chromosome 6, whole genome shotgun sequence genome:
AAGAAGCACTGAGCATTGGAGCGCTGGCGAGAGAGCCCTTTGAGGGAGAGTCGGTTCTCGAGTCTGGGATTCCCCTATTACTGCGGGCAGCCGACGGGTTAGCGCAAGTACTTGTCCAGGGATGCATGGGGCAGTAAACAACGAGGACGGGGAAGAGGAGCAGAGCGGCAGGGAAACAAAAGAGAAGGGTATGCATACAGTCTGGTCGGGGACTGGTTCGCCGGTCGCGGGCCAGCAGGTATTCTATGCTCCCTTATCATGTGTACACGATGCCACGGCCTGCGCGCAGGTCATGCGAGCGTTGGATGCGGGATGGCGTagaggcgagggcgagggatTGTGCCGGCGAGACGTGGCGATACGGGGTGCCGAGTCGAGCTGAGTCGAATCGAATCGGATCGGATTCAACACCAAGGCGATGGATGGTTATTTCGCGGTGCGGGCAACCTCAGTCCTGTCAGGGAGCTGAGAGCATTGAAGAAGCTACCTCATTCCGGGACGACAGATGATGGAAAGGGCGGGTGAATGGGGTATCGCTGGTGTCGAGTTGACAAAAGGGAACGGAATTGAAGATGCGAAAATAGCGTCGTCAGAGGGAGGCGGGCAGGGGAGGCGGAACCACCAGCTTCGGCCTGCAGCGAGATAGCAGGATGGGTAAGAGTGAGGTTGGACAGGGCCGGTGCAGACGACAGACgacggacggcgacgacaacgacgacgacgacgacgactagGACTGGGactggctctggctctggctctggctctggctctcgCTCTGGCTTCTAGGTAGTTCCCATGCGATAGGTTGTTTTTGTTTGAAAAAGAAGGACCCGCCGCTTGTCAATGTATGGGTAGGCAGGTCACGACCAGACCAGGGTGGTGGAGCGTGCTCTGGGATGGAGCAGCAACTGgagcctctctctcccttttcctctcctcgtctctacctacctaactaAACTCTTGGCTTTTCCCGGCCTCTACTGCATTTCTTCCCACTGTTGCGTATTGGAGCCCcgtaaataaaataaaataaaagGTGTGCGAGAATGAGATTCAGAAGCATGCACCCAGGCTGAGGAGAAACGGACGGAAATGGACTGCCAATCGGGTTGGATGTGGgcgggaggagaaggacTCCTGGAGTAGGTCGTTATTCACTCCTCTCCTGGGTACCTAAGGTACGAATAGTTATCCGCAGGAAGGGGTCAGGCCGCCGGGTCAAGCAGAGGAGAGTCCGTAACCAATATCTGTACTTACCTGCTTTGCTGCTAATGTGCGGCACAGAGGCGCGAAACCAATGTACGCAACGGCAACTTAGGCAGGACAAGATGACCAGGTCCCTGACTCCTTGGTTGGGATCTGCTCTGTGCCTGTTATGAGGCGCTATGGTAGCGCATTGGCAGTACGAATACGTAGCAGCAATCGAGGATGTGGTCTCCAGTAAGTTCACCTGCGAGGTAAGGGACGGTTCAGAGCACACACCACACTGCATACGCTACAGCTGCAGGAAGGCCCTTTCTGGTGGACTAGGCAAATGACCGGAGGGgcagggggggagagagagagtgagagagaaaaataagaagaaaaaaaggcggcggcgggtgacGGTTGCTCATGCATGGGTCATTGGGTGGGTGGGAAAAAGGGTGGTGGTCGGTGCAGTGGTGCCCGCCAGCGGCCCCTCACTCGCATTTTGGAAAGAGCAGACGGGAACGAAGGGGCGGGGGGGCtaaggaaggggggagaggtCGGGTACTGGTCTAACAGGGGTCACCCTTTGTTTGCACGAGCTCTGGAAGGAAAGAGAACAGAAACTGAACGGGTCGCTTCCTGGGGCCTTCACCTACTACTTCGCACATACCGATACATACCTAGGCGACAGGAAGGCAAGGGACGGATGCCTTGTACCTCACACCGCATATGCTCGTCAACCCTCTCTCGACCGCCGTCAGGTCGGTGTGATGATGGATGATATGGAACCCGTCAAATAGCGTGTTTTGCCCCTCTCCTATTCCCCTCTGGTCAAATAGCCGCTAACACAAACCTCTCTTCATCTCCAAAATGAGGCAAATCTTATGGAGCGGGCGGGTATTATCAAAATTCAATCCATCGCCATCTCCCACATTGCACCACCTCGCACGCACTCTCACGGCCAGGATCCCCAATGGCCTGCCCCggtgcccccctccctcccttggTGTCCTCACCATGACTCCAACTTGACCAGGCCTCAGGGCTTGGGCAGGGTACCGCCCGCCTTGAGAGCCCGGACAGAGTGATGAATGAATCAATGATTCAATCTCGAGTTGCGCTCGCGACCTTCTCCTCAACCGTTCTCTTCCGCTCCACAGAACACAGTACTCCAAGACTCCAACCATCGGCATCGTATCCGTTGACCGACCTTCGCATGCCCTACCGCCTGCGGGACCTGGCCGTTTTCTAATCAGAGATGATGCgcccggccagcagcagcatcgacACGCACGGCACGGCACGGCATCGCATCCATCGCACGATCATACGAATACGTACATACATACAGAGGTACATATTCGTAAAGTCGTCCCATCTGGTGCCTCTGGCTTCCACCATCCATTCGCGCGACCCGAGGCTGCGAACCGTTGCAAGTTTCGGGTGTCTGCAGCTTGCAACGCGTGTGCGTTGTGCCCGTCCGCAGTCAGTCTGACCTCGTCTGTTCAATCACCGTCCAAACCACCCGGCGACTCGTCCCAAATGGGGACGACGTTGGGAAGCTTCCGTGGTCCGAAGCCGTCACTCAACGCGTCGCGCCTATTGGCGATGACCATGGTTATAACCACGGCTCGCGGTTCCTGCTCCGGACGAAACATACAGCGGCTCACAAACCATTGGTATAGCCTACGAATACACGTGGGTTGgtagagggagagagagggagagggaaaaagATAGAAAACCGATTTCGTCCCTGCGTCAATGCGGGACCTTTtgttgtcctcgtcgccgcaTCAACCAAGACGAAGACCCTGGAAACCTTCATGGGGTATGGGTCAAGTGTCTCAACACCCAAAGCAAGATGCCCATCTGTCCAGTGGGAGCTGGCAAAATGGTCTGCTAGCCAGGGATAGAATGCATGGGGTCCTCCCCCCCAATCTGCATTCCTCTCAGCCCCTCAACTTTCAGAACGAGACCAACCAGCAAACCCTCGTGCAGATACCTGTCATGCAAGTTAgccatgctgctgctgatgtgCCGAGGGAATGTGGTAGTAGTGACACCATCTCTCGATTCCGGGGACGACCGTTGATACTGTGTACATGCGAGATTCGGCCCTGTTGTTTCTTGTCTTTAGCATCAAGAAATGAACTTGCGGCTGCCAACTGCCAAGGAGCCAGCTTGTTTGTCCGCTCCCATTGGTGATTGTTGTTGCAGCAATTGCAGATTTTTGCGCACAACCAAAGAATCACTTCTCAATTATTGAGACCGTCCGGTTATTGATACCGTCCGGGGCGATTAGCCGACCTGGCAGCCCGGCCGAGTAGAAGCGAAGCGTTGGCATTGACGATTCCATTCGCCCTGCGTTGTGGACCTCAATGAGATTTTGATTGCGCCATGCAACCACGCTGGCCGACGATGTCTGGCGACGACAACTCCGGTCGGTTGGCAAGCGGCTCATACGAGTACATATGCCGTCGTTCTCGACCTTGGTTGGCTGTTGATCAATCAGACGGACCCGAATGAAGTGTACCAGACCCTGATATGAAAGGAATGCCAATGACCGCATTGGCCGGCTCCTGACACAGGCCGTCATTTCGTGCGATATTGTTTTGTTCATCTCAATGCCCAAGCATGGAACAGGCTTCCGGGTACCCCGCTCGTCATTTTTCCTGCTTTCCGTTGTTTTCCAGCACGGTGCGGATCTGCTATTGATCGTCGTAGGCCACACCGCCTGCCTACACTACAGCATATCTTGCATGGGACCCGTTCGTTTGGTTGATGTTTCGACCCTCATTCTCTTCAACGCGAACCGTTGGATTTGAAGATCTGCAAGGGGCGGCAACCAAGTCGCTGTCTTCGAACCTCATCACCTCGTGGTTTGGGTAGTTGGGTAGGCTACACAGGCGATCCAACGGCTTTCACGTCGAGGCCGCTTCACCTGGGCAATATCTTATACCCAGACCAGTCCGCAACTCTGGATGACCTGGGGCAGCCAGCCATGGGATCCGATggtgaagagagagaagactTCTATCCAGTCGTCCCCTCTTATCTCTGTTCACTTGGCTAGTGCACAAGCTACCTCTTTGCCCAACGCCGTACGAGTTTTCGGGCTCGACTTCGCCGCATCGGAGGCGAGCGGTGCGGCGTCTGACTTAGGTTGGCATTTGGGCCTGGGCAAGCCAAGGGATGCCTCCTTTCTTTCTAGCGCGAACTCGGTACAGCTCTCTCTGCCCTATTTCGCTGTTCAAAGATTGTTGTGTCTGACCACGCTATTCCGGTCTCTTTGTCGCAAATGCAAGCAAACACACGTGGGGGGCAACGGCAAGCACTGACCAGCAGAGGCGACCAAAGCGCCGGCCGCAATTTCCCATGCCGTGCTGGTTTTGGTTTATGGTGGTTGTCTCCCTCCAACCTCGACGATTCGTCAGTACTCGGCTGGCGACAATGGTCAACTTTGGGGGTCACTTTTGATCACAGATGACTGATTTCTAGCTTTCGTTGGCATGCCCTTTTGAAAGGTCAAAGTTTCGCACGAGACAGTACTTGAAAATTTGACAGCCTTGACAGACGGAGAATGACCTCCTAGCTCCCGAAGATGAAACAGCTGGCGGCAGTCTCCAAGGACCAGGCAGACCCATTCATCGTCCCAATTGAGTTCGGACAGCACGAAGACCTGGAGTCTCCGTTCACAGTAGTTTCTCGACATGGACCGACCGACTTTTGCGCCGCAAGTTGCGCCGTCCTGCCAAAGATCTTGTTGTTGCTTTCTCCCCTCTGATTCGTTAACCACATCCGTCCCGTGTCAGAGTCCAGTCGGCGGTCCCCTGGGCCTACCGAGCCGGAACCTCCCAAGGGAAACCGCCTAACCGGGTTCGTggaggcggagacggcgacggatacagggggggggggggggggggggggatatgCACATtacagaagaagaaagcgggctgctgctggtcaTCGCGGCTAGTCTCCCATTGACTGGAATTGGGGTTTCATGATGCGGGATGCTGAACCGCTTCCGATTTGTGGTGCGATCGCGAAGAGACGACGGACAGCAAGTGTGTCTAGTGGCAGGTGCTGACTGGGCGCATGTGATGTCCACCCGGCACCCGCTGTGACTTAGCTGGCACGGGCATCACCTCAcgaggggggtgggggacCTGCTGCCAAAGTCGAGCCCGGCACTCCCCAGACTGCTGCGATCCAAATCACATGCAGCTTGGgtagagggggaggggcttcCACCAGCCGTGCAGCGCCAATGACATGCATGCTCCATACCTACCTCCCAGCTTTCCTCACACATGATGCCTGCACTGCGTCGCACATTGTCCTCGCAAACATCAAGGAAGGGCACTTGAGCTCTCGAGCAAATACACGACTTACATCTCACGACTCTTGTAAGCTTCGACACCTGCGAGAGAAAGTGTCTCGTTGATGCCCGTAAGCACCGCACCGCAACGCCTGGCGACTATCAGCCAAAAACAATGACGTGACCCTCGACACGCCAGACATCCGAGCAAACGAAACAAACGCCGGCGCATCCCGTCTTATCCGTCACACCACCGCGCCCAACACACTAACGACTACCACACTTCTGCACTCAGAGTCAACGAACGCCTACCATGGACGAGTACATGACCGACCACTTCATGACCCGCGACGATGTCTCCGATCATCAGCAGCCtcagccgcagccgcctccgaccgttgtggttgacgagTGGCCGCACGACTCCGACGTCAGCGAGACCTCTCCGTCAAAGAAGTCGCCCAGCGGCCTGCGCTCGCGCATCACCAACAACCTGAGCAAGAAGACCAGCATTCAGGACCGCCTTGTCGAGAAGTCAGTACCTGCAGAGTTCCGTCAATCACGACACCTCATCAAAGACACTGACCGTCGTTCCCTCCAGACTCTTACAGCAGGTCATCCCCGAGAGCTCCGATGGCctcaccggcggcgacgatgccctgGCACCAGGTTTCCCCTCGGACAAGACCTCTGCCTTCTCCCAGCGGCCCAACTTCAACATCACGACCATGTCCAATAACTTCCGCCGCTTCAACGCCCGCATCGGCGTCATGTTCAAGTTCCAGGCCCgcgtcgcccgcctcctcaGCTGGCGCCAACCGACTCACACCCTCTCCCTTCTCGCCGTCTACACTTTCGTCTGCCTCGACCCCTACCTCCTCACCGTGGTCCCCCTTGCCGGCTTCCTGTTGGCTGTCTTCATCCCCTCGTTCCTCGCCCGCCACCCCGCCCCGCCTTCGGGTACCCTATCCTCGGAGCAGTCCATCGGCTACTCCCCGAAAGGCCCACCCCTCGCCCCGGCCCGGACGGTGAAGCCCGTCAAGGAGCTCAGCAAAGACTTCTTCCGCAACATGCGCGATCTCCAGAACTGCATGGACGACTTCTGCGTCGCtcacgacggcgtcgtcagCACCGTCCTCCCCATCACCAACTTCTCCAACGAGGCACTCTCCTCCgctctcttcctcgccctgACCGTAACCACCGTCCTGATGACGACCTTCGCCTCCCTCCTACCCTGGCGCCAgatcgccctcgtcgccggc
This genomic interval carries:
- a CDS encoding integral peroxisomal membrane peroxin; translated protein: MDEYMTDHFMTRDDVSDHQQPQPQPPPTVVVDEWPHDSDVSETSPSKKSPSGLRSRITNNLSKKTSIQDRLVEKLLQQVIPESSDGLTGGDDALAPGFPSDKTSAFSQRPNFNITTMSNNFRRFNARIGVMFKFQARVARLLSWRQPTHTLSLLAVYTFVCLDPYLLTVVPLAGFLLAVFIPSFLARHPAPPSGTLSSEQSIGYSPKGPPLAPARTVKPVKELSKDFFRNMRDLQNCMDDFCVAHDGVVSTVLPITNFSNEALSSALFLALTVTTVLMTTFASLLPWRQIALVAGWGLILSGHPAIAPLLTHTHDTHVAPHEARARSRLDAWIADDIILDSAPETREVEIFELQRASHDEWEPWLFSPSPYDPLSQPRIAGDRPRGTRFFEDVLPPDGWVWSEKKWALDLWSREWVEERIITGVEVETEGERWVYDMYDENCAFQGGVGVMDSPTTSKGKSRVAKTPTPSWEEGEDGTGRRGEWRRRRWVRLVKRRATTSSA